In the Dehalococcoidia bacterium genome, one interval contains:
- a CDS encoding acyl-CoA/acyl-ACP dehydrogenase, which yields MDFEFSEEQELLRKFARDFMVNKCTKAYVRQMEHDEQGYSPEIWKEMADMGWIGLVFPEEYDGGDLKFLDLAVLLEEMGRGCLPGPYFSTVVLGGMTILDTGTQEQKKKLLPQISQGKLILTLALVEPSETLTPDGISTTASAQGNDYVINGTKLYVSDFNVADYVICVARTKDGTSKEGITLFLVDAKSPGISHTMLHSIASDKQAEVVFNNVKVPRENILGELDKGWDQVEKIISRGAVGKCADMLGGCQQTLEMTVQYAKDRIQFGRPIGSFQAIQHQCANVATFVEGSQNITYQAAWMLSEGLPCQTEVSLAKAWVTDTTRKVTTIAHQVHGAIGFTKDHDLQLYTRRAEVSELAFGDVAFHREKVAAGMGL from the coding sequence GCGACTTCATGGTGAACAAGTGCACCAAAGCATATGTGAGACAGATGGAGCATGACGAGCAAGGATATTCCCCGGAGATATGGAAAGAGATGGCCGATATGGGCTGGATTGGACTGGTCTTTCCCGAGGAATATGATGGCGGAGACCTGAAATTCCTCGATCTGGCAGTGCTCCTGGAGGAAATGGGACGCGGCTGCCTGCCAGGACCTTACTTCTCCACGGTGGTCTTGGGAGGAATGACGATTCTGGATACGGGCACCCAAGAGCAAAAGAAGAAGCTTCTACCCCAGATTTCCCAGGGGAAACTCATTCTCACCCTGGCGTTGGTTGAGCCCAGCGAAACCCTGACCCCCGATGGAATCAGCACAACGGCATCGGCTCAAGGAAACGATTACGTGATCAATGGCACCAAGCTCTATGTATCCGATTTCAATGTGGCCGACTACGTAATCTGCGTTGCCAGAACCAAGGACGGCACTTCCAAAGAAGGCATCACCCTCTTTCTGGTAGACGCCAAGAGCCCCGGGATCAGCCATACCATGCTTCACTCAATCGCCTCCGACAAACAGGCCGAGGTGGTTTTCAACAACGTCAAGGTACCCCGCGAGAATATCCTGGGAGAACTGGATAAGGGCTGGGACCAAGTCGAAAAGATCATCTCTCGAGGCGCCGTGGGCAAGTGCGCCGACATGCTGGGCGGATGCCAACAAACCTTGGAAATGACGGTTCAGTATGCCAAGGATCGCATCCAGTTCGGTCGTCCCATCGGCAGTTTCCAGGCCATTCAACACCAGTGCGCCAATGTGGCAACCTTTGTGGAGGGTTCACAGAACATCACCTACCAGGCAGCATGGATGTTGAGCGAAGGGTTGCCCTGCCAAACGGAGGTCTCCCTGGCCAAAGCCTGGGTCACCGACACCACTCGAAAAGTAACCACCATAGCCCACCAGGTTCATGGCGCCATCGGCTTCACCAAAGACCACGATCTGCAATTGTACACCAGAAGAGCAGAGGTATCCGAACTGGCCTTTGGCGATGTCGCCTTCCACCGCGAGAAGGTGGCCGCAGGGATGGGTCTTTAG